One window of the Deinococcus depolymerans genome contains the following:
- a CDS encoding DVUA0089 family protein: MKRFGAISLLALTGALTSCGVGPLDMTAPTATLSVTPKTLVAAGTVTMTATASGDDVSKVEFYDNGVLIATDTTAPYSASKAYTFADNGTHTLTVKAHDYTANVGQASDTLTVAIADRNEPNNSVAAATPLSVGTPISGVITGQDRDQDYYKFTATAGEALKLTVQSVSVDAKSTLDPYVMILMPDGRTVLEKDDDSGAGLESEIRFNAPAAGTYTVVVTSFDIYDDPTAKNDRVTNTYQIALNRR; encoded by the coding sequence ATGAAGCGATTCGGTGCCATCTCACTTCTCGCTCTGACCGGCGCGCTGACCTCGTGCGGCGTCGGCCCCCTCGATATGACCGCTCCCACGGCCACCCTCAGCGTCACTCCGAAAACCCTGGTGGCGGCCGGAACGGTCACCATGACGGCCACCGCCAGCGGCGACGACGTCAGCAAGGTCGAGTTCTACGACAACGGCGTCCTGATCGCCACGGACACCACCGCGCCCTACAGCGCCAGCAAGGCCTACACCTTCGCGGACAACGGCACCCACACCCTCACGGTCAAGGCGCACGACTACACCGCCAACGTGGGGCAGGCGTCCGACACCCTGACCGTCGCCATCGCCGACCGGAACGAACCGAACAACAGCGTCGCGGCCGCCACGCCCCTGAGCGTCGGTACGCCCATCAGCGGCGTCATCACCGGGCAGGACCGCGACCAGGACTACTACAAGTTCACGGCGACCGCCGGCGAGGCCCTGAAGCTCACGGTGCAGAGCGTCAGCGTGGACGCCAAGAGCACCCTGGACCCCTACGTGATGATCCTGATGCCCGATGGGCGCACCGTGCTGGAAAAGGACGACGACAGCGGCGCGGGCCTCGAGTCCGAGATCCGCTTCAACGCCCCGGCTGCCGGCACGTACACGGTCGTCGTGACCAGCTTCGACATCTACGATGACCCCACCGCCAAGAACGACCGGGTCACGAACACCTACCAGATCGCCCTGAACCGCCGCTGA